In a single window of the Hippoglossus hippoglossus isolate fHipHip1 chromosome 7, fHipHip1.pri, whole genome shotgun sequence genome:
- the LOC117765341 gene encoding PTB domain-containing engulfment adapter protein 1-like → MSDTSEDDNEISFRVKFLGRVEVVRPDGLQILEEAAQSLQTPDEYSTEKAAKKSKVHLFLSLSEIDILENKTKFLLYPCPLSTVSFCAILPSSPKVFGFVARHPAADMYHCYLFQSKKFSHVLVSLIGDAFRASKKEESVRGGRDLIVEALRHKNKMLQRENTELKRRLAGQNDL, encoded by the exons TTTCTTGGGCGGGTTGAGGTAGTTCGCCCCGATGGACTACAGATCCTGGAGGAAGCAGCTCAGAGCCTCCAG ACGCCTGATGAATACTCCACAGAAAAGGCAGCCAAGAAGAGCAAAGTCCACCTCTTCCTGTCCCTAAGTGAGATAGACATATTGGAAAACAAAACCAAG TTCCTGTTGTACCCGTGTCCTCTCTCCACCGTTTCCTTCTGTGCCATCCTGCCGTCCTCACCCAAAGTCTTCGGCTTTGTGGCCAGACACCCTGCAGCCGACATGTACCACTGTTATCTGTTCCAGAGCAAGAAGTTT agtCATGTGCTGGTCTCATTGATTGGAGATGCGTTCCGAGCATCTAAGAAGGAGGAGAGCGTCAGGGGAGGACGAGATCTGATAGTGGAGGCGCTCAGACATAAG AATaaaatgctgcagagagagaacactgagctgaagaggaggcTCGCCGGACAAAATGACTTATAA